Part of the Vigna angularis cultivar LongXiaoDou No.4 chromosome 1, ASM1680809v1, whole genome shotgun sequence genome, GCTACACCCCACCAACACCCCCAACAAGCTCACCCCATCAGGCTTCACTCCCTCCGCAACCATTCTAGAAAAATACTCCAACACCATCGATCCTTCTCCGTGAATCGCAAACCCAACAAGCATGGCATTCCACGTGAACACTTCCTTCTCCTCGCAAGACTCAAACACATCCCTCGCAGTCTCAACACACCCACATTTCGCATACAAGTCGACCAACCCCGTTGCCAAATACGAATCAACTCGTATCCTATTACGTTTAATGTAATCATGAACGATGCTACCTTGTTTCAACTCCCCCAACCGAGCACAAGCGGAGAGAACCGACACCAGCGCTATATTATCCGGCTTAACCTCCAAAGCCATCATGTCAGTAAAGAGTTCAATGGCTTGGTTCCAAAGTTTCGAGTGAGTATACCCCGCGATCATGGTCCCCCAGGATACTTCATCTCGCACGGGCATTTCGTCGAACAGTTGCCGCGCGCGGGAAATCTGGCGGGTTTTTACGAGTCCGTTAATCAAGGCGTTGTTGGAGACAACGTCTCTGTGGGGACATTCGTAGAAGAGCTTGTAGGCATCGTTGACTCTATCGAGGATGGAGTAAACACGTATGAGAGAGTTGAAGGCGTACAAATGGGGTAAAAGGCCGAACTTGAGGAGTTGAGAGTGAAGGGATTGGGCGAGGGAGATGGAAGAGAGTTGAGAGCAGGCTTTGAGGACAAAAGGGAAGGTGTGAAAGTCAGGGGGAAGGGAGAGGCGGCGGAGGGTGGAGAAGAGGCGGAGGGCAGGGAGAGGGGAGAGGAGGAGGGTATGGATTCTGATGAGGGTGTTGAAGGAGAATGTGGTGGGGTTTGGGAGGGAATGGAAGAGGGAGAGTGCATAGTAGGTTATTATGGAGTTGGAATACTGGGTTGTGGCGGTGTTGGGGGCGGAGAGTAGGGTGGTGAGGGTGAAGAGGATGTTGTTGAAGATGGGGGGTGTGTGGGGAGGTAACACACCGGTGGTGACGATGTGGCCGTGGATTTGGCACAGTTGGGAAATGGATTTGCATT contains:
- the LOC108337502 gene encoding pentatricopeptide repeat-containing protein At5g61800, whose amino-acid sequence is MRQNTLQLLSQCKSISQLCQIHGHIVTTGVLPPHTPPIFNNILFTLTTLLSAPNTATTQYSNSIITYYALSLFHSLPNPTTFSFNTLIRIHTLLLSPLPALRLFSTLRRLSLPPDFHTFPFVLKACSQLSSISLAQSLHSQLLKFGLLPHLYAFNSLIRVYSILDRVNDAYKLFYECPHRDVVSNNALINGLVKTRQISRARQLFDEMPVRDEVSWGTMIAGYTHSKLWNQAIELFTDMMALEVKPDNIALVSVLSACARLGELKQGSIVHDYIKRNRIRVDSYLATGLVDLYAKCGCVETARDVFESCEEKEVFTWNAMLVGFAIHGEGSMVLEYFSRMVAEGVKPDGVSLLGVLVGCSHGGLVREARKVFQEMETVYGVAREEKHYGCMADMFARAGLIEEAVEMIRGMPSGGDVFAWGGLLGGCRIHGNVEVAMKAAKQVMEIKPEDGGVYSVLANIYANRGQWDDLVKPAQELCEAFKDLLLVRGYASQEIRRLLHF